In Apus apus isolate bApuApu2 chromosome 27, bApuApu2.pri.cur, whole genome shotgun sequence, the following proteins share a genomic window:
- the LOC127394878 gene encoding feather beta keratin-like — protein sequence MSCYDLCRPCGPTPLANSCNEPCVRQCQDSRVVIQPSPVVVTLPGPILSSFPQNTAVGSTTSAAVGNILSEDGVPINSGGFNLYGLGGRYGRRCLPC from the coding sequence ATGTCCTGCTACGATCTGTGCCGTCCCTGTGGCCCAACCCCTCTGGCCAACAGCTGCAACGAGCCCTGTGTCAGGCAGTGCCAGGACTCCCGTGTGGTGATCCAGCCCTCTCCCGTggtggtgaccctgcctggacccatcctcagctccttcccccagAACACCGCCGTGGGATccaccacctctgctgctgttggcaaCATCCTGAGTGAGGATGGAGTTCCCATCAACTCTGGGGGCTTCAACTTGTATGGTCTTGGTGGTCGCTATGGCAGGAGATGCCTGCCCTGCTAG
- the LOC127394881 gene encoding feather beta keratin-like yields MSCYDLCRPCGPTPLANSCNEPCVRQCQDSRVVIQPSPVVVTLPGPILSSFPQNTAVGSSASAAVGNILSEDGVPINSGGFNLSCLGGRYGRRCLPC; encoded by the coding sequence ATGTCCTGCTACGATCTGTGCCGTCCCTGTGGCCCAACCCCTCTGGCCAACAGCTGCAACGAGCCCTGTGTCAGGCAGTGCCAGGACTCCCGTGTGGTGATCCAGCCCTCTCCTGTggtggtgaccctgcctggacccatcctcagctccttcccccagAACACCGCCGTGGGTTCatctgcatctgctgctgttgGCAACATCCTGAGTGAGGATGGAGTTCCCATCAACTCTGGGGGCTTCAACCTCTCTTGCCTTGGTGGTCGCTATGGCAGGAGGTGCCTGCCCTGCTAG
- the LOC127394880 gene encoding feather beta keratin-like, which translates to MSCYDLCRPCGPTPLANSCNEPCVRQCQDSRVVIQPSPVVVTLPGPILSSFPQNTAVGSTTSAAVGNILSEDGVPINSGGFNLYGLGGRYGRRCLPC; encoded by the coding sequence ATGTCCTGCTACGATCTGTGCCGTCCCTGTGGCCCAACCCCTCTGGCCAACAGCTGCAACGAGCCCTGTGTCAGGCAGTGCCAGGACTCCCGTGTGGTGATCCAGCCCTCTCCCGTggtggtgaccctgcctggacccatcctcagctccttcccccagAACACCGCCGTGGGATccaccacctctgctgctgttggcaaCATCCTGAGTGAGGATGGAGTTCCCATCAACTCTGGGGGCTTCAACTTGTATGGTCTTGGTGGTCGCTATGGCAGGAGGTGCCTGCCCTGCTAG
- the LOC127394873 gene encoding feather beta keratin-like, whose translation MSCYDLCRPCGPTPLANSCNEPCVRQCQDSRVVIQPSPVVVTLPGPILSSFPQNTAVGSTTSAAVGNILSEDGVPINSGGFNLYGLGGRYGRRCLPC comes from the coding sequence ATGTCCTGCTACGATCTGTGCCGTCCCTGTGGCCCAACCCCTCTGGCCAACAGCTGCAACGAGCCCTGTGTCAGGCAGTGCCAGGACTCCCGTGTGGTGATCCAGCCCTCTCCTGTggtggtgaccctgcctggacccatcctcagctccttcccccagAACACCGCCGTGGGATccaccacctctgctgctgttggcaaCATCCTGAGTGAGGATGGAGTTCCCATCAACTCTGGGGGCTTCAACTTGTATGGTCTTGGTGGTCGCTATGGCAGGAGATGCCTGCCCTGCTAG
- the LOC127394882 gene encoding feather beta keratin-like → MSCYDLCRPCGPTPLANSCNEPCVRQCQDSRVVIQPSPVVVTLPGPILSSFPQNTAVGSTTSAAVGNILSAEGVPINSGGFNLYGLGGRYGRRCLPC, encoded by the coding sequence ATGTCCTGTTACGATCTGTGCCGTCCCTGTGGCCCAACCCCTCTGGCCAACAGCTGCAACGAGCCCTGTGTCAGGCAGTGCCAGGACTCCCGTGTGGTGATCCAGCCCTCTCCTGTggtggtgaccctgcctggacccatcctcagctccttcccccagAACACCGCCGTGGGATccaccacctctgctgctgttggcaaCATCCTGAGTGCTGAAGGAGTTCCCATCAACTCTGGGGGCTTCAACTTGTATGGTCTTGGTGGTCGCTATGGCAGGAGGTGCCTGCCCTGCTAG
- the LOC127394876 gene encoding feather beta keratin, whose protein sequence is MSCYDLCRPCGPTPLANSCNEPCVRQCQDSRVIIEPSPVVVTLPGPILSSFPQNTAVGSTTSAAVGNILSAEGVPINSGGFNLYGLGGRYGRRCLPC, encoded by the coding sequence ATGTCCTGCTACGATCTGTGCCGTCCCTGTGGCCCAACCCCTCTGGCCAACAGCTGCAACGAGCCCTGTGTCAGGCAGTGCCAGGACTCCCGTGTGATTATTGAACCTTCTCCTGTggtggtgaccctgcctggacccatcctcagctccttcccccagAACACCGCCGTGGGATccaccacctctgctgctgttggcaaCATCCTGAGTGCTGAAGGAGTTCCCATCAACTCTGGGGGCTTCAACTTGTATGGTCTTGGTGGTCGCTATGGCAGGAGGTGCCTGCCCTGCTAG